A genome region from Chiroxiphia lanceolata isolate bChiLan1 chromosome 5, bChiLan1.pri, whole genome shotgun sequence includes the following:
- the DMTF1 gene encoding cyclin-D-binding Myb-like transcription factor 1, whose protein sequence is MSTVEEESDTVTVETVNSVTLTQDTEGNLILHCPQNEADEVDSEDSTEPPHKRLCLSEDDQSLDDSTPCISVVAVPISENDQSFEVTMTATTEVAEDEINEGTVTQIQILQNEQLDEISPMGNEEVSAVSQAWFTTKEDKDSLTNKGHKWKQGMWSKEEIDILMSNIERYLKARGIKDATEIIFEMSKDERKDFYRTIAWGLNRPLFAVYRRVLRMYDDRNHVGKYTPEEIEKLKELRVKHGNDWATIGAALGRSASSVKDRCRLMKDTCNTGKWTEKEEKRLAEVVHELTSTEPGDIVTQGVSWAAVAERVGTRSEKQCRSKWLNYLNWKQSGGTEWTKEDEINLIMRIAELEVSDENDINWDLLAEGWSSVRSPQWLRSKWWTIKRQIANHKDVSFPVLIKGLKQLHENQKNNPGHQLSENKSGSGLPNTNSGSGVQHVQIRVARLEENTGSAPSPMAALQIPVQITHVSSADSPAATVDSETITLNSGTLQTFEILPSFHLQPTGTPGTYLLQTSSSQGLPLTLTTSPTMTLTAAAAPASPEQIIVHALSPEHLLNTSDNVTVQCHTPSVIIRTVAAEDIPSSVTQTELTVDSDIQSADLTDPPDTLETNTFPDDIHQSKLSDEEQSAYNEDDASKFSSRNSSELMDGVMVRTEEEIADASLKQDEDSHSDLPSTYVTEDLGSPTIEEQVDQPTIDDETVLIVPSSHGFIQAADDIDSESVLPLTTLTDPILQHHGDGSHIIGSSLGSPDSEDSKDVEDLVSCH, encoded by the exons ATGAGCACAGTTGAAGAAGAGTCTGACACAGTGACAGTAGAAACCGTGAACTCTGTGACTTTGACTCAGGACACTGAAGGGAACCTTATACTTCATTGCCCTCAAAATG AAGCTGATGAAGTAGACTCTGAAGACAGCACTGAACCTCCACACAAAAGGCTTTGCTTATCAGAGGATGATCAAAGCCTTGATGATTCCACTCCGTGCATTTCTGTTGTTGCAGTTCCAA TTTCAGAAAATGATCAGAGCTTTGAGGTGACCATGACTGCTACCACTGAGGTAGCTGAAGATGAGATTAATGAAGGAACTGTTACCCAGATTCAG ATTCTTCAGAATGAACAGCTGGATGAAATCTCCCCAATGGGCAATGAAGAAGTGTCAGCTGTTAGTCAAGCCTGGTTCACAACCAAAGAGGATAAGGATTCTCTAACCAATAAAG GCCATAAGTGGAAGCAAGGGATGTGGTCAAAGGAAGAAATTGACATTTTGATGAGTAACATTGAGCGTTATTTAAAG GCCCGTGGAATAAAAGATGCCactgaaattatatttgaaatgtcaaaagatgaaagaaaagatttctaCAGGACAATAGCTTGGGGTCTGAATCGGCCTCTCTTTGCTGTCTATAGAAGAGTTCTTCGCATGTATGATGACAGAAACCATGTTGGAAA GTATACTCCTGAGGAAATTGAAAAGCTTAAAGA GCTGAGAGTAAAGCACGGGAACGATTGGGCCACAATaggagctgccctggggagaagTGCTTCCTCTGTGAAAGATCGTTGCAGATTGATGAAAGATACCTGCAACACAG gaaagtggacagagaaagaagaaaaaaggctggCAGAAGTAGTGCATGAGCTGACGAGCACAGAGCCAGGTGACATTGTCACACAAGGTGTATCCTgggctgctgtggcagagcGGGTCGGGACGCGCTCCGAGAAGCAGTGCCGCTCTAAATGGCTCAACTATCTCAACTGGAAACAAAGTGGGGGCACTGAGTGGACCAAGGAAGATGAAATAAATCTGATCATGAG GATAGCGGAACTTGAAGTTTCCGATGAAAATGACATCAATTGGGATTTACTTGCTGAAGGATGGAGTAGTGTCCGCTCACCACAGTGGCTTCGGAGTAAATGGTGGACCATTAAAAGGCAGATTGCAAACCACAAAGACGTTTCGTTCCCTG tgctGATAAAGGGTCTTAAACAACTCCACGAGAACCAAAAAAACAATCCAGGGCACCAGCTCTCAGAGAACAAATCTGGAAGTGGATTACCAAACACTAACTCTGGCTCGGGGGTTCAGCACGTGCAGATTCGCGTGGCTCGCTTGGAGGAGAACACGGGCAGTGCCCCAAGCCCCATGGCAGCTTTGCAGATTCCAGTCCAGATTACCCATGTCT cCTCAGCTGATTCCCCTGCTGCTACTGTTGACTCTGAGACAATAACACTAAACAGTGGAACACTACAGACCTTTGAGATTCTTCCA TCTTTCCATCTCCAGCCGACTGGAACACCAGGAACCTACTTACTGCAGACAAGCTCAAGCCAAGGCCTTCCTTTAACGTTGACAACCAGTCCCACCATGACCCTGACGGCCGCGGCCGCTCCGGCCTCCCCGGAGCAGATCATAGTCCACGCCTTATCG CCAGAGCATTTGTTAAACACAAGTGACAACGTCACAGTGCAGTGCCACACGCCAAGTGTCATAATCCGCACCGTTGCTGCCGAAGACATCCCCTCCTCTGTCACCCAGACAGAACTGACTGTTGACTCAGACATTCAGTCAGCTGACCTGACTGATCCTCCCGACACCCTAGAAACAAATACTTTCCCAGACGATATCCATCAGTCCAAGCTGAGTGATGAAGAGCAGTCGGCCTACAATGAAGATGATGCTTCCAAattcagcagcaggaacagtaGTGAACTGATGGATGGAGTTATGGTAAGAACTGAGGAGGAGATTGCAGATGCCAGCCTGAAACAGGATGAGGATTCTCACTCTGATTTACCCAGCACTTATGTTACTGAG GATCTGGGTTCCCCAACAATAGAAGAACAAGTTGATCAGCCTACAATAGACGATGAGACTGTGCTGATTGTTCCTTCTTCCCATGGTTTTATCCAGGCAGCGGATGATATTGATAGTGAATCAGTCTTGCCCCTGACAACTCTGACAG ATCCTATCCTACAGCATCATGGAGATGGGTCACACATTATTGGCTCATCACTGGGCAGTCCTGACTCAGAAGACTCAAAGGATGTTGAGGATTTAGTGAGCTGTCACTGA
- the TMEM243 gene encoding transmembrane protein 243, whose amino-acid sequence MEGFPARGYGTGGADHRPLFGETSARDRIINLVVGGLTTLLLVVTLISAFVFPQLPPKPVNVFFAFCISLCCISAGILIYWYRQGDLEPKFRNLIYYILFSIVMLCICANLYFHEVDK is encoded by the exons ATGGAGGGATTCCCCGCCCGCGGGTACGGCACCGGCGGCGCCGACCACCGCCCGCTCTTCGGGGAGACCTCGGCCAGG gaCAGAATCATCAATCTAGTTGTTGGTGGCTTAACAACCTTGCTGCTTGTA GTCACTCTAATCAGTGCTTTTGTCTTCCCGCAACTACCTCCAAAACCCGTGaatgtattttttgctttctgcatctCCTTGTGTTGCATTTCTGCTGGCATTCTT ATCTACTGGTATCGACAAGGAGACCTGGAACCTAAATTTAGAAATCTAATTTACTATATATTGTTTTCTATTGTCATGTTATGTATATGTGCCAACCTGTACTTCCATGAAGTGGATAAATGA